In Desulfosudis oleivorans Hxd3, the DNA window CGCCATTATGTCGGCTTCGCTTTTGGTGTCCAGGTTGCCGGTGGGTTCGTCGGCAAAGATGACGGCCGGGTTGTTGACCAGTGCCCTGGCAATGGCCACCCGCTGCTGCTCGCCGCCGGAGAGTTCGCCGGGCCGGTGGCCGGAGCGGTGGGAAAGGCCCACCTCGGCCAGCCGCTTTTCGGCCCGGTCCTTTTTTTGCCGCCTGCCCGCGTAGACCAGGGGCAGGGCAACATTGTCAAGGGCGGATGAACGCTGAAGCAGGTGAAACTGCTGAAACACGAACCCGGCCAGGTGGTTGCGCAGGGTGGCCAGGGTGTCGTCATCCATTTTTGTGGTGTCCCGGCCGAACAGGGTGTAGGTGCCGCTGTCGGGCCGGTCCAGCAGGCCCAGGGTATGGAGCAGGGTGGACTTGCCCGAGCCGGACGGCCCCATGATGGCGATAAATTCACCGGCCTCGATGGTCAGGGAGATGTCGCGCAGGGCGTGAACCTCTATATCGCCGCTGCGGTAGACCCGGCATAAATTTTCAAGCCTGAGTATTTCATGAGATTTTTCGACAGCAGTTGGCGTGTTCATATATTCCAGTTCATTATTGTCCAAAAACGGTTTTAATCATGGCAGGACAGATCTCCGGCTGTTTATCCAAATCGAAATCGCTATCGGGATCGAAATCGAATTCTATTTACGGCGGTGCTCAAACAGCCTGCCCGTTTTTTCCCGAAAAAATCATTTGCCCTGGGGTTTTTTCCGCGACCCGAACGGCGAAAAGGGGTTTCCCCCGGTCTGGCCGGCGGGCAGTTCATAGTGCTGCCGGCGGATCACCACAACCGTGTCCGGGTCGATGCCGCTGGTGATGGCCACCTGTTCGGTGTTGGCAAGGCCGGTGGAAACAACGGTTTCCACCGGGGTGTTGGCGCCGGCCGGTTTGACCAAAAGCTTCTTTTCACCGTTTTCCTCAATCAGGGCGTCCACCGGCACCAGCAGGGCGTTTTCCTGCTCTTTTACCGTGACATCAACATTGGCGCTCATGCCGGAACGGAAAAAGTCGGGCAGGGTGCCGGGCAGGATATCCACCTCGTAGACCGTGACATTGTTGACCACTGTGGACTCGTAGGCGATGTGGTCCACCACGCCCGCCACGGCACTGTTGGGGTAGGCGTCCAGGGAGATCACCGCCTTCTGGCCCGGCCGCACCATGCCGATGTCGGTTTCATCCATCTGGGCGCCCACGATCAGCCGGTCGGACAGCACGATCACCGCGTCCTGGGTGGTCACGGTCTGGCCCGGCTCCACGGCCCGGACAATCACTTCGCCGTCGATGGGTGACATCAGGGGCGTGGCCTTGTAAACGTCCTGCCAGTAATCCATGGATTCGCCCTGGCCCAGGGCCGCGTCCAGCAGGGCGGCCCGCTCCGTGGAGCTCATGCGGGCCACCACCTGGCCCTGCTTTACATGATCGCCTTCGCGGACCCGTATCTCCTCAATCCGGCCGTTGATGGCCGGCTTGATCTCCAGCCGGTTTTTGGGCTTGACCACTCCTGTGGTGGAGATGGTCACGGCAATGGTGCCCACCTCCGGAAGAATTTCTTCCAGGACAAAGTCTTTGGCCGGTTTTGTGGCCGGGGAGTAGAAAAAATACCAGGCCCCGCCGGCTGTTGCCATCACCGAAAGGATCAGAAGGAGAATGTTAGTTTTTTTCAAGGTCATGCTCCAGTGTTACGCCCTTTGCCTGAACCCAGTAAGCTTCAGCCACCAGGGCGTTGGCAAGGAAGGTAAGATAGTTTTTCCGGTCCCGCTCCAGGTCGTCTTCAATGATGGCCCAGGTGTCAAAGGTGATCAGGCCGTTGGAATATTCCACCTGGGCGATTTTTGCCCGCTCTTCAGAGGCTTCAACAAAGGCCCGGCCCACGGCCACCCGGTCCACGGCGTTTTGAAAAGCAATCCAGGCGTCGCGCAGGGTGTGCAGGGTTTCAGCCCGGCCGCTTGTCGCCTGGGCCTCGGCCTGGCGCACCCGTGCCCCGGCCTTTCTCATCTCGGCAAACCGGCTGCCCCCTTCAAACAGGGGCACCGAGACCGACAGGCCCACGGACCACTGGTCCCGGTCCGGGGGCCAGTCCGAATCGCTCCTGCCGGCCGATGCATCGGCATAGACCTGGGGAAAGAACCCGGACTTCACGGCATCCCTGCTCGCCAGGGACACCTCTTTTTGAGCGATCAGCTCTTTTAAAAAGGGATTGTCAGCGGTCAGGGCTTCAAAATCGGGCATGCCGGCATCGGCTGGCGGCACGGAAAGCTCTCCGGCAACGGTTACTGACGCGGTCCCGTCTCTTCCCAGCTCCCTGGCCAGCCGCCACATGGCAAGGGAGACCTCGCGCCGGGCCGAGCGGATCTCGTATTCGGCCTGGGCCACGTTGGCCCGGGCCGACAGCAGGGAGCCGCGATGCTCCCGGCCGGCGTCGTGGCGAAGCCTTACCAGTTCCAGGTTCTGCCGCCGCCGCCGGGCGATCTCTTCAGAGATGTTTA includes these proteins:
- a CDS encoding efflux RND transporter periplasmic adaptor subunit, producing MTLKKTNILLLILSVMATAGGAWYFFYSPATKPAKDFVLEEILPEVGTIAVTISTTGVVKPKNRLEIKPAINGRIEEIRVREGDHVKQGQVVARMSSTERAALLDAALGQGESMDYWQDVYKATPLMSPIDGEVIVRAVEPGQTVTTQDAVIVLSDRLIVGAQMDETDIGMVRPGQKAVISLDAYPNSAVAGVVDHIAYESTVVNNVTVYEVDILPGTLPDFFRSGMSANVDVTVKEQENALLVPVDALIEENGEKKLLVKPAGANTPVETVVSTGLANTEQVAITSGIDPDTVVVIRRQHYELPAGQTGGNPFSPFGSRKKPQGK
- a CDS encoding TolC family protein, yielding MKYLFRIQQLTRRLPVLFALAAAVLFATILPCGHSSAAETLTWQDCVQEALARHPELAVSRESLNQALADRDIAKSPGRPQVAANASSSRGDRDDAAATTSHSFGISARQMLYDGKKTTHQVSAAEAAVTSRQYTHDVTSSRIRLQLRTAFVDLLHARELLNISEEIARRRRQNLELVRLRHDAGREHRGSLLSARANVAQAEYEIRSARREVSLAMWRLARELGRDGTASVTVAGELSVPPADAGMPDFEALTADNPFLKELIAQKEVSLASRDAVKSGFFPQVYADASAGRSDSDWPPDRDQWSVGLSVSVPLFEGGSRFAEMRKAGARVRQAEAQATSGRAETLHTLRDAWIAFQNAVDRVAVGRAFVEASEERAKIAQVEYSNGLITFDTWAIIEDDLERDRKNYLTFLANALVAEAYWVQAKGVTLEHDLEKN